Genomic segment of Pararhodobacter zhoushanensis:
ACCAGACGCGCAGCAGGTAATCGGCCTCGCCGGTCAGGCTCCAGACGCTGACCACCTCGGGCAGCGTGCCCAGCAGGCGCTCGAAGCTTTTGGCGCGGTCGGGGGTGTGGGTGGCCATCTGCACCTGCACAAAGGCCTGCACACTCAGCCCCACCCGGGCCGGGTCCAGCCGGGCGGCATAGCTGAGGACATAGCCCTCGGCCTCGAGCCGGGCGCGGCGGCGCGCGGCCTGGCTGGGGGACAGGTTGATGCGCGCGCCAAGTTCTTGCGCGGTGAGCATCGCGTCGGTCTGGATCAGCGCCAGAATGCGCGCATCGGTTTCGTCGATCATGACATTCCATCGCATCAAAGTGGTGAAATCCGCATTTCACGCGCATCTCTGCCGGCCACACTGCCCCAGTTCGCGCCCCGCGCGCAAGCCATGCGCCCTAAGATGCACCCAACACGCATCATAGGAGAACGTCATGGGCCCCTTCCCGCATAACGCCCCGCGCGCCACGATCAGCGACAGCAACCCCGCCGGCACCGACGGGTTCGAGTTCGTCGAATTCGCGCATACCGAGCCGGAAACGCTGCGCACCCTCTTCGCCAGGATGGGTTATGAGAAGGTCGCGACCCACAAGACCAAGGCGATCGAGCTGTGGCAGCAGGGCGACATCACCTATGTGCTGAACGACGAACCCGGCAGCCACGCCCGCGCCTTTGTTGACGAGCACGGCCCCTGCGCGCCCTCGATGGGCTGGCGCGTTGTCGATGCGCAGCACGCCTTTGACCACGCTGTCGCCAAGGGTGCCGAGCCCTACACCGGCCCCGGCAAGACCATGGATGTGCCCGCGATCAAGGGGATCGGTGGCAGCCTGATCTATTTCGTCGATCAGTATTGGGATGCCTCGCCCTATAACGCCGAATTCGACTGGGTAGAGACGGCGCATCCGCAGGGCGTGGGCTTCTTTTATCTCGATCACCTGACCCACAACGTCCACAAGGGCAACATGGACGTCTGGTTCAAGTTCTACGGCGATCTGTTCAACTTCCGCGAGATCCGCTTTTTCGACATCGCTGGCAAATTCACCGGCCTGACCAGCCGCGCCCTGACCTCGCCCTGCGGTCGCATCCGCATCCCGATCAACGAGGATCGCGGCGAGACCGGGCAGATCGTCGAATACCTCAAGCGTTACAAGGGCGAGGGCATCCAGCATATCGCCGTCGGTTCCGAGGATATCTACAGCGCCACCGACGCGATTGCCGAGCGCGGCATCAAGTTCATGCCCGCCCCGCCGCATGCGTATTACGAATTGAGCAAGGACCGCGTCACCGGGCATCAGGAACCGCTGGATCAGATGGAAAAGCACGGCATCCTGATCGACGGTGAAGGCGTGGTGGATGGCGGCGAGACGCGCATCCTGTTGCAGATCTTCTCCAAGACCGTGATCGGGCCGATCTTCTTTGAATTCATCCAGCGCAAAGGCGATGACGGCTTTGGCGAGGGTAACTTCAAGGCGCTGTTTGAATCCATCGAGCAGGATCAGATCGAGCGCGGCGTCCTGAAAGCCAGCTGATCGGGCGGGGTGCAGAGGGTCTGTGTCCCTTAGCCTCTGCGCCCGTTCACCCGCTGACGATCTTTATGTTTGATTTCTGAAGCAAGTCAGGCATCCTTTCCCCAGCGTCGGAACAACCGACGGCAGAGCGACGGCTCTGACACGATAAAAGTCCTTGGGAGGATACCTTATGCTGAAGACCCTGACCCGCGTCGCCGCGGTGGCTGTTGCCATGTCTGCGCCCTTTGCGGCGACTGCCCAGAACACGCCGCGCGCCTATGTGCTGACCACTGCCGGAACCGGCGGCACCTATTATCCGGTCGGCGTGGCGCTGGCGACGCTGGCCAAGATCCATCTGCAAAACTCGCAAGGCATGGACATGTCGGCGATCTCGTCCGCCGGATCGGGCGAGAACGTCGTGCTGATGCGCGACAATCAGGCGCAATTCGCCATTCTTCAGGGTCTCTTCGGCGCTTGGGCCCGCAACGGCACCGGCGCGCTGGAAGAGGCCGGGCCGCAGGAAAACCTGCGCTCGATTGCGTTGCTCTGGCCGAACGTCGAGCATTATGTCCTGCGCACGTCGATGGCACCGACCGGCACCGTCGCCGATCTGCAAGAGTTCAGCGGCACCTTCAGCCTTGGCGCGCGCAACTCGGGTAACGAGTTCTCGAACAAGTTCATGCTGGAGAATTTCGGCATCGACTGGACCCAGTGGAATCAGGTGTATCAGGGCTTTGGCCCCTCGGTTGACGGGATGATCAACAGCACCATCGACGGCACGATCATCGGCTCGGGCGTTGGCGTCAGCACGATGACGCAGGTTGCGGCGCAGATGGGCGATGATGTCACCTTGCTGAACATCACCGACGAGCAGATGGCGGCGATGGATGGCGGCGCGGGGCTGTATTTCCGCTTCACCATTCCGGGCGGCACCTATCCGGGTATCGACGCCGATACGCAGACCATCGCGCAGCCGAACTTTCTGGCGGTGAATGCCGATGTGCCCGAAGAGGACGTCTATCTCTTCACCCGCACGATTTATGAAAACCTCGCCTTCCTGTGCAACATCCACCGCGCGACCTGCGACATGTCGCTGGACAATGCCATGTCGGGCCTGCCGCTGACCCTGCATCCGGGTGCCGCGCGCTACTATGAAGAGGCCGGGCTGACCATCCCCGCCAACATCGCCCCCGTCGCCGAGTGACCGACGCTCACCGCTGACGCTGAGCCGCCGCGCGTTCCCCGCGCGGCGGTGTTTGTGCTTACCGCGAGGGTGCCATGTCCCGATCTCCCGATGCCGCCGCTCCCGCTGTCAATGAGGCGCTCGATACCGGCGAAGAAGTCAATCTGCGGATGCGCCCGGCGGGTAGCCTGCCGGGGCGTGTCGCCTTCTGGTTCGGCGTCGCGCTGTCGCTGTTCCACATCTGGATGAACACGCTGGGCACCTGGCCCGAGCTGTGGCAGGCCTGCTTCCATTTCGCGGGTTTCGGCTTTCTGTGCGCGCTGCTCTATCCGGCTTTCACCGCGACGACCGACCGCGGCAGGCGCTGGGTGCTGGGGCTGGACGTGGTGCTGGGCCTCGGCGCGCTCTCGCTGTTCGCTTATCTCTATTTCAACGAGTTGAGCTTTTATTCCCGCCAGCAAACCACCGGCTTTGCGTGGTATGACTGGCTGTTCACCGGCATTGCGCTGCTGCTTGCCATCGAATTCACCCGCCGCACGACGGGCTGGGTGATCCCGATCCTGATCATCCTCAGCTTTACCTATGTCACCCTGTGGGGCCGCTGGGTGCCCGGGATGCTGACCTTTGCCGGGCTGCGCTCGGACACCATGCTGTTTCGGATTTTCTATACCGATGACGGGATGTTCGGCACGGTCGGGCGGATCTCGTCATCCTATGTGTTCATGTTCATCCTGTTCGGCGCCTTCCTGCTGCGCTCGGGTGCCGGGCATTTCATCATCGACTTCGCGCAGGTGCTGGCGCGGCGGATGGTCGGTGGGCCGGGACTGGTGGCGGTGATCGGCTCGGGGCTGATGGGGACGATATCGGGCTCGGCGGTGGCCAATACGGTCAGCACCGGCACCATCACCATCCCCTTGATGAAACGCGCCGGCATGCCCGCGCAGACCGCCGCGGCGACCGAGGCCGCGGCGTCGACCGGCGGGCAGATCATGCCGCCGATCATGGGGGCGGGTGCCTTTGTGATGGCCTCGTTCACGCAGGTGCCCTACCTGACCATCGCCGCCGTGTCGGTGATCCCGGCGATTCTGTATTTCGTGTCGATCGCGTTCTACGTCCGCATCACCGCCAAACGCCTGAACCTGAAACCGCAGACGGACGAGGTCACCAAGACGCTGGGACAGGTGCTGCGCGAGAATGGTCTGGCGTTCTTTGTGCCCATCGGCGTGTTGGTCGGGCTGATGATCTGGGGCTATACCCCGACCTACGCCGCCGGTTTCGCCATCCTTGCGGTGATCGTGGCCAGCTGGCTGACCAAGAACCCGATGGGGCCAAGGGCGGTGCTGGAAGCACTGGCACTGGGCGCGCGCAACATGGTGATGACGGCGGTGCTGCTGATCGCCATTGGCGTGGTGATCACGGCAGTGACGCTGTCGGGCGTCGGCAACACGTTTTCACTGATGATCGACGAATGGTCCGGCGGCTCGGTGCTGATCGCGATCATGCTGATCGCGCTGGCCTCTTTGGTGCTGGGGATGGGGCTGCCGGTGACGGCGGCCTATATCGTTGTCGCCACGCTCAGCGCGCCCGCATTGGCCGATATGATCCTGCGGTCCGAGGTGATCGACATGATCGCCATGGGCACGATCGGGCCGGGTCCGGGGGCGATGCTGATGCTGGGCTCGCCTCAACACGCGGCGGCGATCGGGCAGCCGATGGATGCGGCGCTGGCGGCGCAGATCCTGTCGGCGGCACCCATCGAGTTCAGCCGGATGATCACCGAACAATCCCTCGCCCCGCAGGCGATTACCGCCGCATTTCTGGCGGCGCATCTGATCGTGTTCTGGCTGTCGCAGGACAGTTCGGTCACACCGCCGGTCTGCTTGACCGCCTTTGCTGCTGCCGCGATTGCCGGGTCGCGACCGATGGCGACCGGGTTCACCGCGTGGAAGATGGCCAAGGGGCTGTATATCGTGCCGCTGCTCTTTGCCTTTTCACCGCTTCTGTCGGGGACAATCTGGCAGCAACTGGAGATCGCGCTGTTCACCATCGCGGCGCTCTACGCTTTGGCAGCGGCGTTCGAGGGGCATATGGAAGCGCCGATTGGCTGGCCGATGCGCGTGGTGTTGCTGGGCCTGTGCGCGGTGCTGATCTGGCCGGTGCAGGAATGGGAGCATTACGCGGCGCTGGTGGTGTTTGGCGTGTTGCTGGCGTGGAACGTCCGGCAGGACCGCGCGGCGGCGTAGGGCGAGGGGCTGCTCGCCCCTCGCGCTCCCTCGCCAGAGGGGGAGCACGCTCCCCCTCTGGACACCCCCCGTGGATATTTGAGGACAGATGATCGCGCGGACCGTCGTGAGATCCGTCAGGGGCGCAGATAGGCCCAGCCTTGTTGCTGCAGCTCAATCAGATGGACCGCGCCCGAAGGGACAATCTGTGCCTCGGGCATCAGGGAAATGTCATGTCCTGCCTGCCGCTGCATGCCTTGCAGCGTGTTGTTGCAGGCCTGAAAGCTGATATTCTCGTGCTCGAGCGACATCTGGCTGATGCGGTCCGCCACCGGTGAGGTATCGGCGCGCAGCATGTTCAGGCCGGGGCCATAGGTGACGATCTGGATCTCGACCTCTTCACCCTGTTCTTCGTAATACTGGATGATGTTGTTGGCGTTGTTGAGCACCATGTTCATGCGGGCGGGGTCGTTTTCGTCCAGATGAATGGCGACGCGGTTGACCTCGGCCAGAGCGGCGAGCGGGGCAAGAATGAGCAGCGCGGCCAGGCCTGCGCCGCGCAGGGCGGTGGTGATCATGGGGTGTGTCCTCCCGTGGGTGATACGCGTCCTCCCAAAACGCGCGGGGCCGATGCGGACCCAGTCGCAGGATAGGCACGCGAGGGCGCGTTGCGCAATAAAGAGATGCGCATATGCGAATGCACTTGGTCAGACCGGCCGCTGGTAGGTGATTGACGTCGGGCGGTCATGGCCCGCATGTGCGGTGCGGTCGGTTTCCGCGAAGCCCATCGCCTGAAACGCGGCCTGATTGCCAACCAGTTCCACCCGCGTTTGCAGCGTGACCGAGGGCAGGCCCAATGCCCGCGCGCGCTCCATCGCCAGCGCAACCATCACCCGTGACAGGCCGGTGCCGCGATGGCCTTCTGCAACCGCCAGCTTGCCCAGATACAGCGTGTCCGCCTTGGGCGTCAGGATCACGCAGGCGGCGGGGCCGGGCTCGATGACCCACAGTTCATTCAGCGCGGCATCGCGGGCGAGATCATCAACCGTCATCCGGTTCAGCGAGGACGGCGGATCAATCACCCCGTCCATATAAGCAAACGCCTTCGTCAGCAGCGCATGAACCGCGCGCATGTCCTCGTCAGCCCGCATCCGCCGGGGCGCCAACGCGCATTCCATGAACACCGAGGCCGGCACATCCGCATAGCCGCCAAACGGCCCGCACCGGGTGAAGCCGTGGCGCTGGTAGAGCTTGATCGCCTCGGTATTCAGCGGCCCGGTTTCCAGCATCAGCCGGGGCAGCGCCCGCTTTCGCCCCTCGGCCAGCAGCGCGACCATCAGCGCATTCGCCACGCCCTGACCGCGCGCGGCGGGGTCGACGAACATCGACTTCACCTCGGCATACCCGTCGCGCAAAGCCAGCGCCGCCGTGCCGACAACCCGCCCGTCCAGCCGCGCGGTGAAAAAGGCGATATCGGGCGTGCACAGGTCATCAATCGACAGGAAATGGTTATCCTCGGGCGCGTAGAGGCTTTGCAGATAGGCATGCGACGCCTGCAACAGCGCGGTCGCACCGGGGTCGCGGGGGAATCGGCAAGGACGGTGACTGGCATCGGCATTCTCGCGCTTTTTCGCTACGCTGCGGCAGGATCGTGGCAGGGTCAATCCCCGCAAACTGTGGCGCAAGCACCGCAATATCTTGTGGATAACCGCCCTGAAACCGCCACATCCGGCCCTGTTCCTTGACTCCTTTGCGTGCGACAACAGACTGTCGCGACTCAGCATCAAAGGTCTTGTCCTTGCATTTCACCCGCCTGCGCCTGAACGGTTTCAAAAGCTTCGTGGACCCCACCGAACTGGTGATCCGCAACGGGCTGACCGGCGTTGTCGGGCCGAATGGCTGCGGCAAATCCAACCTGCTGGAAGCGCTGCGCTGGGTGATGGGCGAGAACCGCCCGACAGCGATGCGCGGTTCAGGCATGGAGGACGTGGTCTTTGCCGGGACCAACAGCCGCGGTGCGCGTGCCTTTGCCGAGGTGGCGCTTTCGGTCGATAACTCGGACCGGCTGGCCCCCGCTGGCTTCAACGATTCCGACACGCTGGACATCACCCGCCGCATCACCCGCGACGCTGGATCGGCCTACAAGGTTAACGGCAAGGATGTGCGCGCCCGCGATGTGCAGATGCTGTTTGCCGATGCCTCGACCGGCGCGCATTCGCCCGCCTTGGTGCGGCAGGGGCAGATTTCCGAACTGATCAACGCCAAGCCCAAGGCGCGGCGCCGCATTCTGGAAGAGGCTGCCGGGATCTCGGGCCTGTACCAGCGGCGGCACGAGGCCGAGCTGCGCCTGAACGCGACCGAGGCCAATCTGGAGCGTGTCGGCGACACGGTGGATCAGCTGGCGCAGCAGATGGCGGTTCTGGCGCGGCAGGCACGGCAGGCGGCGCGTTACCGCGAGATCGGCGTCGATCTGCGCAAGTTCGAAGGCATGATCCTGTACCGCCGCTGGCGCGAGGCCGCGCAGGCGCGGGCCGAGGTGCAGGCGGCGCATGGGCAGGCGGTGACGCTGGCAGCGACCGCCGAACGCGCCGCGCGTGAGGCGAAGACGGCGAGGGAAGGGCGCGAAGACGCGCTGCCGCCGCTGCGCGAGGAAGAGGCGATTGCCGGGGCGATCCTGCAACGCCTGCATGTCCAGCGCGACACGCTGACCGATCAGGAAGCCCGCGCGCGCGAAGCCGTGCAGACGCTGATGACCCGCATCGACCAGCTGCGGCAGGACGCGCAGCGCGAAGCCGGGCTGGCGGCGGATGCGGATGAGACGATCGAGCGGCTGCAGTGGGAAGAGGAGCAGCTGGCGCGCGCGTCCGAGGGCCATGACGAAAAGCTGGCCGAGGCGGTGGAGGCGGCGCGCGAAGCCTCGGATGTGCTGGCCGATATCGAGGCGCATCTGACCGAAATGACCGAGGATGTCGCGCGCCTGTCCGCGCGGCACCAGTCGCTGACCCGTCAGGCCAGCGATGCCCGCGCCGAAGGCACGCGCGCCGCCGCCGGGGCGCAGCGCGCGGCCGATGAGGCGGCGCAGGCGACGGCGCGGGTTGAGGGGGCGGAGCAGGCGCAGGAAGCCGCGAACGAGGCACGCGACGGCGCGCAGGATCTGCTGGAAGCCGCCGAGGAAACCCTGATCGAGACCGAAGCCGCCCGCGCCGATGCGCAATCGGCCGAGGTCGAAGCCCGCGCCGCCCGCGCCGGGGCGGAAGGCGAGGCGACGGCGCTGTCGGCGGAACTCAACGCGCTGGACCGGCTGATCTCACGCGACCGGGACGCGGCCAGCGATCTGCTCGACCAGATCCGCGTCGCGCCGGGCTTTGAACGCGCGCTGGGCGCTGCGCTGGGCGACGATCTGCGCGCCGGGGCGGCTGAGGCGGGCTCGGGCTGGCGCGCGCTGCCGGGCTATGATGATGCCGCAGCACTTCCCGCCGGGGCCGAGCCGCTGGCCCGCCACGTCACCGCGCCGGGTGAGTTGACGCGCCGCCTGTCGCAGATCGGCCTGAGCGACGCTGCCGAGGCGCAAGCCCTGCACGTCGCCCTGCGCCCCGGCCAGCAGCTGGTCACACGTGAGGGCGATTTGTGGCGCTGGGACGGGCTGATGCAGCGCGGCGAGGATGCGCCAAGCGCCGCCGCGATCCGCCTGACCCAGCGCAACCGGCTGGACGCCCTGCGCGAAGACCTGGACGAGGCCGAAGCACGGCAGGACGCCGCCCGCGACGCGCATCAGCAGTTGCAATCCCGCCTGACCCAGCTGACCGAGGCCGACCGCATGGCCCGCGACGCCCGCCGTTCGGCCGAATCGCGGCTGACCGAGGCGAGCCGCGCGCTCAGCCGGGCCGAGGCTGACGCAAGCCTCGCCCAGTCCAAACGCGAGAGCGCCGAACTGGCGCTGGAACGCATGCAGGCCGAGGCGGAAGCCGCTGAGGCCCGGCTGGCCGAGGCCGAAGAGGCGCTGGCCGAACTCGACGATCTGGATGCCGTGCGCAGCAAGCTGGAAACCACCCGCACGCAGGTCGAGGCCGCGCGCATCGCGATGATGGCCCGCCGCGCCGCGCAGGAAGAAATCCGCCGCGAAGGCACCGCGCGCCGGACACGCGGGCAGGAAGTGGCGCGCGACATTCAAAGCTGGACGGCGCGCAAATCCACCGCCGCCGGGCGCATCGCCGATCTGGAACGGCGCGAGGAAGAGGCGCAGGACGAATTATCCGAAGCCACCGCCGCGCCCGAGGAAATCCTTGCGCGCCGGGCCGAGCTGAACGACGCGATCAGCGAGGCCGAGACCCGCCGCACCACTGCTGTCGAGGCGCTGCTGTCGGGCGAAAGCGCCCTGCGCGCCGCGCAGGAAACCGAGCGCACCGCCGAACGCGCCGCCGGTGAGGCCCGCGAGGCCCGCGCGCGGGCTGAAGCGCGCGTCGATGCGGCGGGGGAGGCCGTGACGCTGGCCGCCAACCGCATCGCTGATGAGCTGGACACCACGCCGCAAGGGCTGCTCAACCAGATCGGCACGGATGTGGACGCGATCCCCGATTCGGGCCATCTGGAAACCGAAATCGCCCGCCTGCGCCGCGCCCGTGATGCGCTGGGCGCGGTGAACCTGCGGGCTGAGGAAGACGCCAAGGCGGTCGAGGAAGAGCACACCACGCTGGTGACGGAGAAGGCCGATCTGGAAGCCGCGGTTGCCAAACTGCGCGGCGGTATCTCGGCGCTGAACCGCGAGGGGCGTGAGCGGTTGCTGGCGGCCTTCGATCAGGTCAACGGCAACTTCGCCACGCTGTTTACTCACCTCTTCGGCGGTGGCGAGGCGCGGCTGGTGCTGGTGGAAAGCGACGATCCGCTGGAAGCCGGGCTTGAGATCCTGTGCCAGCCGCCGGGCAAGAAGCTGAGCTCGCTCAGCCTGTTGTCGGGCGGTGAACAGACCCTGACCGCGCTGGCGCTGATCTTTGGCGTGTTCCTCGCCAACCCCGCGCCGATCTGCGTGCTGGACGAGGTCGACGCCCCGCTCGACGACGCCAATGTCATGCGCTTCTGCGACCTGCTGGACGAAATGACCCGCCGCACCGAGACGCGCTTCCTGATCATCACCCATAATGCGCTGACCATGGCGCGCATGGACCGGCTGTTCGGCGTGACCATGGCCGAGCAAGGGGTGAGCCAGCTGGTGAGCGTGGACCTCAAGAGCGCGGAATCGCTGGTGGCGTGACGGGCAAGGGGGCTTTCCGCCCCCTCTTCGGCTGACGCCGAATTCACCCCCGAGGATATTTTCGGACAGATGATGCGGTCAGGTGACGCTCAGCGAGAGCGGCGGCAGGTCGGCGCCAGTGATCCGCGTGGTCCAGCTTTCGCCGGCGCTGATCGGCAGCGCGCGGGTCAGGGTGCCGGTGCTGATCACCCAACCGGGGGGCAGCAGATCCCTGCCGCGCTGCGCGGTGAGGTCACGCAGGGCGGCCAGTGGTCCGCCGCCGAGGACGTTGCTTGCGTGGCCGTTGTCCATCACTTGATCGTTGCACAGCAGGGTGATGCTGAGGGTAGAGAGGCTGGCAAGCAGCTCGGGTGTGGCAGGGACGAAGGCCCCCGTGACCAGCGCGCCATGCAGGGCACCGGCGGCGACGGTATCGGGGGCGCGGAAACGCCAGCCGGGGAAAGGGCTTTGCACGACCTCGAACCCGCGCGCGACGCTGTCGATGCAGGCCATGAGCGCGGCGTCGTCCATGTCCGGCGTCGGCGAGTCGGCGAGTTTGAGGACGATCTCGGGCTCGATCCGGGGTTCGATGAAGCCGGCGGCAACAATCGGGCCTTCGCGCCAAGTCGTGTCGAAGATGGGGCCGAGGATCGGGGCGTGGACGTTGTATTCGTCCCAGATCGTGGTGTTGGTGAAGCCGGTCTTGACCCCCACAACCCGTGCGCCGCGCCGGATGCGGGCGGCGGTGAGCATGGCCTGCGCCTGATAGGCGCGGGGCAGGTCGAAGCCGGGGTCGCTGTCGGTGATCGGGGACAGCGACTGGCCGGTGTCAAAGGCGTGCAGCAGCGCGTCGGAGACAGTGATCATGCGGATGGTCCCATGCGCAGCGCCATGTCGAGCATACGGCAGGAAAAGCCCCACTCGTTGTCGTACCAGCCGAACACGCGGATCAGTCCGCCGCCGGTGACGCGGGTTTCGGGCAGGGCCATGACGATGCTCTCGGGCCGGGCGCGCAGGTCGGAGGAGACCAGCGGCTTGTTCGTCCAGCCGATCACCCCGCCTGCAGCGCGCAGCACGGCATTGACTGCATCCACATCGGCGGGGCGCTTGGGCACGACACAGAGATCCACCGCCGAGACGCTGGCCGTGGGCACGCGGACGGCGGCGCATTCGATCACGCCGGCAAGATCGGGCAAAACCCGGTCCAGCAGTCGCCCGGCGCTGGTGGTGGTGGGGACCATCGACAGCGCAGCGGCGCGGTTGCGGGCGGGGTCGCTGCTGCGCGGCGCGTCAACGGTGGGTTGCGATCCGGTGTAGCAGTGGATCGTGGTCATCCAGCCCGCTGTGACGCCGAGCGCCTCATCCAGCACGCGCACCAGCGGGGCCAGCGCGTTGGTGGTGCACGAGGCGTTGGAGACCACGCTCATCTCAGCCCGCAGGTCGGCATCATTGGCGCCCAGAACGACGGTGGCATCGGCGGCGTCTGACGGGCCCGAGATCAGCACGCGGCGCGCGCCGGCGCGCAACCCGCGCTCTGCCACGTCGCGGCTGTCGGCTTTGCCCGTGCATTCAAGCACCAGATCGACGCCGCGCAGATCCAGCGTGGAGAGGTCGAGCGCCTGGGTCAGCGGCAGGCGGCGGCCCTGTACGATCAGTACGTTGTCCTCCAGCTCGACATCGGCGAGCGGGCCAAAGACGCTGTCGTATTCCAGCAGATAGGCGCAGGTTTCGGCCGGGGCGATGTCGTTGATGCCGGTGATCTCGATCCCCGGGCAA
This window contains:
- a CDS encoding type I glyceraldehyde-3-phosphate dehydrogenase; amino-acid sequence: MKVMINGFGRIGRTVLRAWLKGGCPGIEITGINDIAPAETCAYLLEYDSVFGPLADVELEDNVLIVQGRRLPLTQALDLSTLDLRGVDLVLECTGKADSRDVAERGLRAGARRVLISGPSDAADATVVLGANDADLRAEMSVVSNASCTTNALAPLVRVLDEALGVTAGWMTTIHCYTGSQPTVDAPRSSDPARNRAAALSMVPTTTSAGRLLDRVLPDLAGVIECAAVRVPTASVSAVDLCVVPKRPADVDAVNAVLRAAGGVIGWTNKPLVSSDLRARPESIVMALPETRVTGGGLIRVFGWYDNEWGFSCRMLDMALRMGPSA